The DNA region GGTGTCGACCAGCGCCCGCGCCACCGCGATGAAATCGTCGAACGCGACCTGCCGTTTCTCGCGCACGGCGGCCTGGTGCCAGGCCGGGCCGAACTCGCCGCCGCCGCGTATGCAGGCAATGGCGTAGACGCCGCCGCGCTCCAGCCAGGTCATGCCCGTCGTCGCGGAGTAGGCCGGCGCGTCGAGCGCTTCCTCGAAACCGCCATAGCCGTATAGCTGGCAGGGCAGCGGCGCGTCACCGGGCGCGGGCAGGCGGCCGATGACCCAATAGGGAATCGACACGCCGTCCGGCGCGGCCGCGTAGCGCAACTGCGCCGACATGCCGGCCACGTCGAACTTCGGCGGCATCTGCGACAGCAGCCGCCAGTCCGCGGCGCCGCCCCCCGCATCGCCCAGATCCGCGTAATACAGGGACGGCGGCACCAGGAAATGGTCGACGTGGATCAACACCGTGTCGTCGCGTTCGGCGTCCACCGACTCCAGAGAAACCTCGCTCTCCGGCGGCAGCGGGTACGGACGCGGCGTCCAATCGCCACCCTCGCCCGCCGGCAGGCGCCACAGCGTCAGGCGCGGCACGCTGTCCTCGCGCTCGGCCACGAGCACCCAATGCCGGGTGAAGTCCAGGTCGTCCAGCACGCGGCGGGGACCCGGCGTGAACAGCACGTCGAAATCGCGCCCGCCGGCGAGGAAGGCCTCGCGCCGGATGGCCAGCAGGCAGCCGGTGGGATGCGATTGCCCGCCCACGCGCCAATCCGCGCGCAGCGTGATGAACAGCCACCCCTGCCATTCGTCGATCTCCGCGTCCGCGGGCACGTCGTATTGCCGCCATTGCCCCGCGGCCTCGTCCAGCCAGTACCAGTCCGTGCGGAAGAACGCCGTCGCCCGCGCCGCCAGGTGACGCCGCTGGATATAGTCGTACCAGACGTTGACGGAGATATCCGACTGCGCGCATTCGAACTCGACGGGCGCCGTTTCCAGCGGCGTGCCGCGCCGCCACTTGCGGATCTGGCGGGGGTTGCCGGCGTTCGTCAGCGCGGGCTCCTCGTGCGCGGCGCTGTCGTCCCAACCGACATAGACCGTATCCCCGTCTATCCAGCCGATGGAATGCTGGCCCTCGTCCAGGATCTCGAAGCCATCCTCCACGAAGCAGCGCGCCTCGACGTCGAACTCCATGACGATGCAGGCATCCGCGCCGTCCGGCGACAGGCTGACCAGCGCGCGGGTGTAGTCGGGATGGCGCAGCTCGAAGTCCTGCAGCGTCCAGCGCGTTTCGTCCTCGCCGTCCTCCGCGTTGCGGTTCAGGTCCAGGGCGTCGACGTCGAGCACGGTTTCCCACACCGGGGAGCGATCCAGCCATGCCTGCCAGGGCGTGCGGCGCACCAGCCCCAGCGGATGATCGGCGTCGGTCCACGTGTTGTAGCCCCAGTCGCCGCAGCGCGAGCACGTGACGATGCGGTCCTCCGAATCGTAAAGCGCCGTCAGGCGCTCCACCATGGCGTCGAATTCCGGCCCCTTGCCGAAAGCGTCGAGGGTGCGCCGATTCTGCGCCGTCACCCACTTTTCGACGGCGGGACTGTCCAGGGATTCGAGATAACGGTACGGGTCCTGTCCGGCCTGGCCGGCGGAATCCGCGGAGGTTTCCGGGGAGGAAGATCGTTCGTGCTGCATGCGTTGGTTGGCACCGTGGAATTGATTGCGAGCGGCATGGCGCGCGGATGCGCGCCAGCATGAGTCAGGTAAATCGGGGAAAGGCGAGTGGGGAAAAAGATTCGAGTATGCCCGGGATGCGCCGGGACACAAGCAGACTATTCCGAGGCCTCGGCCAGCCGCTGGTAGGCGGCCTCGACCGCCTCCTTGCCGTACTTGCCTTCCAGGCGCCGCACCGTGAAGTGCCCCCGCGCCATTTGCTGGTAATGGTTGGTGAAGGCGGTATTGATCAAGGCCCCCGCGGCCGCGCCGATCACGGGCACCGCCTGGGCGGCCACCTTTTCCGTGACCTGGACGCCGAAACGGCCGGCCACCACATTGATCAGGCGCACCAGGGGCGGCGCGGCGGCGCCCCCCAGCTTGCCGCCCGCCGCCAGGAAGGACGAGGCGTCGACCGCCGCCTTGGCCATGGCCTCGCGGGCGGCGAAGTAGCCCACCTCGGCGGCGTCGTCGGACTTGGCGCGGCCGCCCAGCCCGAGCACCTGCACGCAATCCAGTTGCGTGGTCACGTCGTTCAGGTCCGCGCCCTCGCCGCGCGCCACGTCGGCAATGGCCCGCATCATGATGGTGACGGATATGGGCAGTTCGACGGTGACCGCCGCCAGGCCGAAAAAGCCGCCCACGCCGCCGCTGACCGCGGCGCCCGCCTTGTGCAGCCACTTCGAGGCGGCCGGCGCGGGCTCGGCCGCCTCGCCGCCGCCCTTGCCCATGGTCAGCAATGCCGCCTTGAGCGCGGCGTGTATCGCCTTGTGGGTGGCCTCGGTGATCAGGCCGCCGGCCTTGGCCGGCAACATGTCCAGGGCGTACTCGATGGGCTTGCCGACGTAGTTGGACAAACGCGCGGTAAGACTCGGATGCTCGAGGATGTCGCGCGCCAGCTTCAGGCTGCTCAGGTCTTCCGCGCTCAGGGATTCGAGCGCGCCGGCCGCGCGGGTTTCGGTGGACATGGTCATTCCTCTGGGGGCCTGCCGATACGGGAAAATGCCGCGCCATTCCAGGCGTCGGGTTCGGCCTGCTGAAAGATGGGCGTTCGGCATTCAAGACGAATATACCGTCTCGCGGTCATGGCCACGGCGCGGCGCCGGTACGGATGAGCTTGCGGCGCGGGCCGCGGGCGGCCGCGCGATGCCGGATCCGCTCGGCATCGCGCGGAATCCGCGCTTCCGGGACGATCGCCCGTCAATCAGAACTGATGGCGTATGCCCGTGACCACGGCGGTGTCGGTGACGCCGTCGTGGAAGGCGTAGTTGTCGCCGTAGGACGCATAGGCGTAGACGCTGGTCCGCTTGGACAGGTTGTGCAGGGCGCCGATGGCGTAGACGTTGAAGGTCTTGGCGCCGCCGGTGAGCTTGCCGTTGTTCGGATCGGCGCGCTGCCATGAGCTGAAGACCGACGTGGCGCTGCCCACGGGCACCGTCAGGCCCACCATGGTCGACGTGGCGCGAAAGCCATCGGCCAGCTTGAAGTAGCCGAAGTCCCGGTCGCTGCCGCCGGGCATGACGCCCAGCGTCTGGCCGGCGAACCAGCCGTCCAGGGTCTGGCCGACGGATGCCGCAACCTTCACGACCTCGAAGTCGTACGTGCCGCCGATGGCGTACTCCTGCAGCGTGGCGCGGGACTGGCCACCCGGCGCGGCGGCGCTGCCTTTCAGGCGGTCATAGGACGCCGCCAGGAACAGCGGGCCATTGGTGTAGGACAGGCCGGCCGTCACGGCGCGGTTGTTGTCCGGCGTGGAGAATTTGCCGGAGCCGTCGTCCAGCGTGTCGTCGGCGTTGAAGGAGTAGCCGACGCCGAACTGGAAACCGCCCATGACCGGGCTGTGATACATCGCCAGGTTGTCCAGGCGCATCGTATTCGCCGCGCCCAGCGTGGTTCCCAGGTTGGCCGCGTTATAGCTGGTGTAGAACGGGTCGACCAGGGCGAACAGTTCGGACGCCATGTTGACCTGGCGGCCGAATTCGAAGCGGCCCCATGT from Bordetella genomosp. 10 includes:
- a CDS encoding prolyl oligopeptidase family serine peptidase yields the protein MQHERSSSPETSADSAGQAGQDPYRYLESLDSPAVEKWVTAQNRRTLDAFGKGPEFDAMVERLTALYDSEDRIVTCSRCGDWGYNTWTDADHPLGLVRRTPWQAWLDRSPVWETVLDVDALDLNRNAEDGEDETRWTLQDFELRHPDYTRALVSLSPDGADACIVMEFDVEARCFVEDGFEILDEGQHSIGWIDGDTVYVGWDDSAAHEEPALTNAGNPRQIRKWRRGTPLETAPVEFECAQSDISVNVWYDYIQRRHLAARATAFFRTDWYWLDEAAGQWRQYDVPADAEIDEWQGWLFITLRADWRVGGQSHPTGCLLAIRREAFLAGGRDFDVLFTPGPRRVLDDLDFTRHWVLVAEREDSVPRLTLWRLPAGEGGDWTPRPYPLPPESEVSLESVDAERDDTVLIHVDHFLVPPSLYYADLGDAGGGAADWRLLSQMPPKFDVAGMSAQLRYAAAPDGVSIPYWVIGRLPAPGDAPLPCQLYGYGGFEEALDAPAYSATTGMTWLERGGVYAIACIRGGGEFGPAWHQAAVREKRQVAFDDFIAVARALVDTGVTTPRQLSISGASNGGLLTAACMVQRPGLFGAVLSDVPVLDMARFHKLLQGATWTEEYGDPDDARVLPALLAYSPYHRMRADVDYPPVLFSASASDDRVHPGHARKMAAKMQAQGHEDVWYLERREGGHGAGVDARTMARTAALEAGFLWAKTNP
- a CDS encoding EcsC family protein, with product MSTETRAAGALESLSAEDLSSLKLARDILEHPSLTARLSNYVGKPIEYALDMLPAKAGGLITEATHKAIHAALKAALLTMGKGGGEAAEPAPAASKWLHKAGAAVSGGVGGFFGLAAVTVELPISVTIMMRAIADVARGEGADLNDVTTQLDCVQVLGLGGRAKSDDAAEVGYFAAREAMAKAAVDASSFLAAGGKLGGAAAPPLVRLINVVAGRFGVQVTEKVAAQAVPVIGAAAGALINTAFTNHYQQMARGHFTVRRLEGKYGKEAVEAAYQRLAEASE
- a CDS encoding porin, whose amino-acid sequence is MKKTLLALSLSAAFAGAAHAETAVTLYGVVDIGVGYERIRGEGFHASRVGEVHGVESGSRVGLRGVEDLGDGWSVVFKVENGFAPTDGQRQQGSRLFGRQSTLGLNSETWGRFEFGRQVNMASELFALVDPFYTSYNAANLGTTLGAANTMRLDNLAMYHSPVMGGFQFGVGYSFNADDTLDDGSGKFSTPDNNRAVTAGLSYTNGPLFLAASYDRLKGSAAAPGGQSRATLQEYAIGGTYDFEVVKVAASVGQTLDGWFAGQTLGVMPGGSDRDFGYFKLADGFRATSTMVGLTVPVGSATSVFSSWQRADPNNGKLTGGAKTFNVYAIGALHNLSKRTSVYAYASYGDNYAFHDGVTDTAVVTGIRHQF